The Pseudomonas azotoformans genome has a segment encoding these proteins:
- a CDS encoding penicillin-binding protein 1A, producing MRLLKFFGYSIVAIVCGLLLVLSGAYLYLSPGLPSVEALRSIQLQIPLRVYSSDEKLIAEFGEMRRTPIRFADIPPNFISALLSAEDDNFANHYGVDPSSLVRAATQLVKSGHIQSGGSTITMQVAKNFFLTSERSFSRKATEILLALQIERQLTKDEILELYVNKIYLGNRAYGIEAASQVYYGKSIRDASLAQMAMIAGLPKAPSRFNPLANPARSKERRDWILGRMYKLGKIDQAAYESAIAEPLNASYHVPTPEVNAPYIAEMARAEMVGRYGSEAYTEGFRVTTTVPSNLQEIANDSVHSGLITYDQRHGYRGPESRLPGKTLSAWTTELGKQRAISGLEPAIVTQVKKDGVQVLTRTGEAHVAWDSMKWARPFLNTNSMGALPKQPSDVAQVGDLIRVQRQKDDSLKFSQVPLAQGALVSLDPQNGAIRALVGGFAFEQSNYNRATQAKRQPGSSFKPFIYSAALDNGYTAASLVNDAPIVFVDEYLDKVWRPKNDTNTFLGPIRIREALYKSRNLVSIRLLQAMGVGKTIDYMTRFGFNKSDLPPNLSLALGTATLTPMEIATGWSTFANGGYKIAPYLIDKIESRNGDTLFTANPPRVPGDVVNGVAATDGLAAPSNGGITIEPTPGAAPATNAAATEPQAPAVAERIVDGRTTYILNSILEDVIKKGTGRRALALGRPDIAGKTGTTNESKDAWFSGYNADYVTTVWTGYDQPESLGRREFGGTVALPIWMSYMGAALKDKPPHTQPEPEGILSLRIDPVSGRAASPSTPNAYFELFKSEDTPPSVNELGNGVVPGSPLPADEAAPIDLF from the coding sequence ATTCGTCTGCTGAAGTTTTTCGGGTACTCCATTGTCGCCATCGTTTGCGGGCTGCTGCTCGTGCTCAGCGGGGCCTACCTCTACCTTAGTCCGGGTTTGCCCTCGGTAGAGGCCCTCAGAAGTATCCAGTTGCAGATTCCTTTGCGGGTCTACAGCAGCGATGAAAAACTGATCGCGGAGTTCGGCGAAATGCGCCGCACACCGATCCGTTTTGCCGATATTCCGCCCAATTTCATCAGCGCCCTTTTGTCGGCTGAAGACGATAATTTTGCCAACCACTATGGCGTCGACCCCAGCAGCCTGGTGCGTGCGGCGACACAACTGGTAAAAAGCGGACACATCCAGTCCGGCGGCAGCACCATCACCATGCAGGTGGCGAAGAACTTCTTCCTCACCAGCGAGCGCAGCTTTTCGCGCAAGGCCACCGAGATCCTCCTGGCGCTGCAGATCGAACGCCAGCTGACCAAGGACGAGATCCTTGAGCTGTACGTCAACAAGATCTACCTGGGCAACCGTGCCTACGGCATCGAGGCGGCTTCGCAGGTCTACTACGGCAAGTCCATCCGTGACGCCAGCCTGGCGCAGATGGCGATGATTGCCGGCCTGCCCAAGGCCCCTTCACGCTTCAACCCCCTGGCCAACCCGGCGCGCAGCAAAGAACGCCGCGACTGGATCCTGGGCCGCATGTACAAGCTGGGCAAGATCGACCAGGCCGCTTACGAAAGCGCCATCGCCGAACCGCTGAACGCCAGCTACCACGTGCCGACGCCGGAAGTGAACGCGCCTTATATTGCTGAAATGGCGCGCGCCGAGATGGTCGGCCGCTATGGCAGTGAGGCCTACACCGAAGGTTTCCGGGTGACCACCACGGTGCCAAGCAACCTGCAGGAAATCGCCAATGACTCGGTGCATTCCGGCCTGATCACCTACGACCAGCGCCACGGCTACCGTGGCCCTGAATCACGCCTGCCAGGCAAGACCCTGAGCGCGTGGACCACCGAACTGGGCAAGCAGCGCGCCATCAGTGGCCTGGAGCCGGCTATCGTCACCCAGGTCAAGAAAGACGGCGTACAGGTGCTGACCCGCACCGGCGAAGCCCATGTAGCGTGGGACAGCATGAAATGGGCGCGTCCCTTCCTGAACACCAACAGCATGGGCGCGCTGCCCAAGCAGCCGTCTGACGTGGCCCAGGTGGGTGATTTGATCCGCGTGCAACGCCAGAAGGACGACAGCCTCAAGTTCAGCCAGGTGCCGCTCGCCCAGGGCGCGCTGGTGTCGCTGGACCCGCAGAATGGTGCAATCCGCGCTCTGGTCGGTGGCTTCGCCTTCGAGCAAAGTAACTACAACCGCGCCACCCAGGCCAAGCGCCAGCCGGGTTCGAGCTTCAAGCCGTTCATCTACAGCGCCGCGCTGGACAATGGCTACACCGCCGCCAGCCTGGTCAACGATGCGCCGATCGTGTTTGTCGACGAGTACCTGGACAAGGTGTGGCGCCCGAAGAACGACACCAACACCTTCCTCGGCCCGATCCGTATCCGCGAAGCGCTGTACAAGTCGCGTAACCTGGTATCGATCCGCTTGCTGCAGGCCATGGGCGTCGGCAAGACCATTGACTACATGACGCGCTTTGGCTTCAACAAGTCGGACCTGCCGCCAAACCTGTCCCTGGCCCTGGGCACCGCGACCCTCACACCGATGGAAATCGCCACCGGCTGGAGCACCTTTGCCAACGGCGGCTACAAGATCGCGCCGTACCTGATCGACAAGATTGAAAGCCGTAACGGCGACACCCTGTTCACCGCCAACCCGCCGCGAGTGCCGGGGGATGTGGTCAATGGCGTGGCGGCGACGGATGGGCTGGCGGCCCCAAGCAATGGCGGTATCACCATTGAGCCGACGCCAGGTGCCGCACCTGCCACCAACGCTGCCGCCACCGAGCCGCAGGCGCCTGCCGTGGCCGAGCGCATCGTGGATGGCCGTACCACCTACATCCTCAACAGCATCCTGGAAGACGTGATCAAGAAGGGCACCGGCCGCCGCGCCCTGGCCCTGGGCCGTCCGGATATCGCGGGCAAGACCGGTACCACCAACGAATCCAAGGATGCCTGGTTCTCCGGTTACAACGCCGATTACGTGACCACCGTGTGGACCGGCTACGACCAACCGGAAAGCCTGGGTCGCCGCGAGTTTGGTGGCACCGTCGCGCTGCCGATCTGGATGAGCTACATGGGCGCCGCCCTGAAGGACAAGCCGCCGCATACCCAGCCGGAGCCGGAAGGTATCCTCAGCCTGCGCATCGACCCGGTGAGTGGCCGTGCAGCGTCGCCAAGCACGCCGAATGCGTACTTCGAACTGTTCAAGAGCGAAGACACGCCGCCGTCGGTCAACGAGCTGGGCAATGGCGTTGTGCCTGGCAGCCCGCTGCCGGCGGATGAGGCGGCGCCGATTGATCTGTTCTGA
- the pilM gene encoding type IV pilus assembly protein PilM has protein sequence MGKGFFTGKGGTLLGVDINDTAIRLIELGRSASGYNVQGYVTQALPAQAVVDGTLLDLDGVGRALRSAWSRLSTSVRGAVAAVSGPSVITRMIEMDAGLSDDEMTWMIQMEADQYIPYPLDDVAIDFQVRGPTALDPSRVEVLLAACLQEHVEAREAVLTLAGLVPKVIDIEAFALARACRQDFASFTPSHRVDGAQWAVDAQGMGIACGLALRSFA, from the coding sequence ATGGGAAAGGGATTTTTCACGGGAAAAGGCGGCACCTTGCTGGGTGTTGACATCAATGACACGGCCATCCGCTTGATCGAGCTGGGCCGTTCAGCTTCAGGCTACAACGTTCAAGGCTACGTCACACAGGCGCTGCCGGCGCAAGCGGTAGTCGATGGCACGCTCCTTGATCTCGACGGCGTAGGGCGCGCCCTGCGCAGCGCGTGGTCGCGGTTGTCGACTTCGGTTCGTGGTGCTGTCGCTGCGGTGTCCGGGCCCTCGGTGATCACGCGGATGATCGAGATGGACGCCGGGCTCTCTGATGATGAGATGACCTGGATGATCCAGATGGAGGCGGACCAGTACATTCCTTATCCGCTGGATGATGTGGCTATCGACTTTCAAGTGCGCGGGCCGACGGCCCTGGATCCGAGTCGGGTCGAGGTACTGCTGGCTGCATGCTTGCAGGAACACGTGGAGGCCCGCGAGGCGGTTTTGACCCTGGCGGGGCTGGTGCCGAAGGTGATCGATATCGAAGCGTTTGCATTGGCGCGCGCTTGCCGTCAGGATTTCGCCAGCTTCACGCCGAGCCATCGCGTCGATGGTGCACAATGGGCCGTGGATGCCCAGGGGATGGGAATTGCTTGCGGGTTGGCCCTGAGGAGTTTCGCTTGA
- a CDS encoding PilN domain-containing protein yields the protein MKTRINLLPWRQALAERRRKYLLACLLAFACAALATVWLADQVIDQAIDRQVTRNDHLGKEVIGLDSRIKTIDDLQEQSQQLAQRMKVVQDLHDARSPGAQLLDQLARAVPDGVHLHEVVAKGDTVSISGSAESSQDVAQLMRRLEAAEGAHSTRLQHVRTDGARGNNEFQLMVRQGESSEAQP from the coding sequence TTGAAGACACGAATCAACCTACTGCCTTGGCGTCAGGCGCTGGCAGAGCGGCGACGCAAGTATCTACTGGCGTGCTTGCTGGCGTTCGCCTGTGCGGCGCTCGCGACCGTGTGGCTGGCGGACCAGGTCATCGACCAGGCCATCGATCGTCAAGTGACCCGCAATGACCATCTGGGCAAGGAGGTCATCGGCCTGGATTCACGCATCAAGACCATCGACGATCTGCAGGAGCAAAGCCAGCAATTGGCCCAGCGCATGAAAGTCGTGCAAGACCTGCACGATGCCCGCTCGCCAGGCGCGCAGCTATTGGACCAACTGGCGCGCGCGGTCCCCGACGGCGTGCACCTGCATGAAGTGGTCGCCAAGGGCGATACGGTCAGTATCAGCGGCAGCGCTGAGTCCAGCCAGGACGTCGCCCAATTGATGCGTCGCCTGGAGGCGGCGGAAGGTGCCCATTCCACGCGTCTGCAGCATGTGCGAACGGATGGCGCGCGCGGTAACAATGAATTCCAGCTGATGGTGCGTCAGGGAGAGTCCTCCGAGGCTCAACCTTGA
- a CDS encoding pilus assembly protein PilP, producing the protein MSLPRLNLSALTHNAAKWPLPGKALLGCALAGVVFVVGDLVYLSPSRERLRQVEAREVALQQQIAHKTGLAASLEARAQQLQRMQVKVNELTQALPGESEMPGLLEDIARLALANGLLVESVTPLDEESQPFFHEQPVQVGVMGTYHDLAMFLTGLGSLSRIATVHDMALRRDGKLLRLDLLVKTYWHAQGGGQRVPRQLFAYDLSGLRDPFQLLAAQVDPVKGRPARAPDLTRPRGVLESLAVDQFEMVGTLSRGVQVFALLRAASKVHRLAVGDYLGPDHGRITAIHERAIELVELFPDGQGAWLERPRTLLLNINS; encoded by the coding sequence TTGAGCCTGCCAAGGCTCAATCTTTCTGCACTCACTCACAACGCTGCAAAATGGCCCCTACCTGGCAAGGCCCTGTTGGGCTGTGCGCTGGCGGGCGTGGTGTTTGTGGTGGGCGACCTTGTGTACCTGAGCCCTTCGCGGGAGCGGTTGCGTCAGGTCGAAGCGCGGGAAGTGGCCCTACAACAGCAAATCGCACACAAGACTGGCCTGGCCGCCAGCCTTGAAGCGCGCGCACAGCAGCTTCAACGGATGCAAGTTAAGGTCAATGAACTAACGCAGGCGTTGCCCGGCGAGTCCGAAATGCCTGGCTTGCTCGAAGATATCGCGCGCCTGGCACTGGCCAATGGCTTGCTGGTCGAGAGCGTCACGCCGTTGGATGAGGAGTCTCAGCCGTTCTTTCACGAACAACCCGTGCAGGTCGGCGTCATGGGCACTTATCACGATCTGGCAATGTTCCTCACGGGTCTGGGCAGCCTGTCGCGCATCGCTACGGTGCACGATATGGCCCTGCGGCGTGATGGCAAGCTGCTGCGTCTGGACCTGCTGGTCAAGACTTACTGGCATGCGCAGGGCGGCGGGCAGCGTGTACCGCGACAGCTTTTTGCCTACGACTTGTCGGGGTTGCGTGATCCCTTTCAACTGCTCGCAGCGCAGGTCGACCCTGTGAAGGGGCGGCCGGCCCGGGCGCCGGATCTCACCCGGCCGCGTGGCGTGCTGGAAAGCCTCGCGGTTGACCAGTTTGAAATGGTCGGCACGCTGTCCCGTGGGGTGCAGGTTTTTGCCTTGCTACGTGCTGCCTCCAAGGTCCATCGCCTGGCGGTCGGAGACTACTTGGGGCCGGACCATGGTCGGATCACGGCCATCCATGAGCGCGCTATAGAACTGGTCGAGCTGTTTCCCGATGGTCAGGGCGCATGGCTGGAACGCCCGCGAACCTTGTTGTTAAACATCAACTCATAA
- the aroK gene encoding shikimate kinase AroK has protein sequence MRNLILVGPMGAGKSTIGRLLAKELRLPFKDSDKEIELRTGANIPWIFDKEGELGFRDREQAMIAELCGLDGVVLATGGGAVMREENRRALHAGGRVVYLHASVEQQVGRTARDRNRPLLRTANPEKTLRDLLTLRDPLYREIADLVVETDERPPRMVVLDILERLQRLPPR, from the coding sequence GTGCGAAATTTGATTCTTGTAGGACCGATGGGCGCTGGAAAAAGCACCATCGGCCGTTTGCTGGCCAAAGAGCTGCGCCTGCCGTTCAAAGATTCCGACAAGGAAATTGAATTGCGCACGGGTGCCAATATCCCATGGATCTTCGATAAGGAAGGCGAACTGGGCTTTCGTGACCGCGAGCAGGCGATGATCGCCGAGCTGTGCGGCCTCGACGGCGTGGTATTGGCCACCGGCGGTGGCGCAGTGATGCGCGAAGAAAACCGTCGCGCGCTGCATGCCGGTGGTCGGGTGGTCTATCTGCATGCGTCGGTCGAGCAGCAGGTGGGCCGCACCGCCCGCGATCGCAATCGCCCGTTGCTGCGCACGGCCAACCCGGAAAAAACCCTGCGGGACCTGCTCACGCTGCGCGATCCCCTGTATCGGGAAATCGCCGATCTGGTGGTGGAAACCGATGAGCGGCCACCTCGGATGGTGGTCCTCGACATTCTTGAGCGCCTGCAACGGCTGCCACCCCGTTAA
- the aroB gene encoding 3-dehydroquinate synthase: MQTLKVDLGERSYPIHIGEGLLDQPELLAPHIAGRQVAIISNETVAPLYLERLSRSLSAYSVISVILPDGEAHKNWETLQLIFDGLLTARHDRRTTVIALGGGVIGDMAGFAAACYQRGVDFIQVPTTLLSQVDSSVGGKTGINHPLGKNMVGAFYQPQAVLIDTATLNTLPPRELSAGLAEVIKYGLICDEPFLAWLEEHVDALRNLDQVALTEAISRSCAAKALVVNADERESGVRATLNLGHTFGHAIETHMGYGVWLHGEAVAAGTVMALEMSQRLGWISAEERDRGIRLFQRAGLPVIPPEEMTEADFLEHMAIDKKVIDGRLRLVLLRHMGEAVVTDDYPKEILQATLGADYRALAQLKG, from the coding sequence ATGCAGACACTTAAGGTCGATCTAGGCGAGCGCAGCTACCCGATCCATATTGGCGAAGGTCTGCTGGACCAGCCCGAGTTGCTCGCACCGCATATTGCCGGGCGGCAAGTGGCGATCATCTCCAACGAAACGGTCGCGCCGCTGTATCTTGAGCGTCTGAGCCGCAGCCTGTCGGCCTATTCGGTGATCTCCGTGATCCTGCCCGACGGCGAAGCCCACAAGAACTGGGAAACCCTGCAACTGATCTTTGATGGCCTGCTCACCGCACGTCATGACCGCCGCACCACCGTGATCGCCCTGGGCGGCGGCGTGATCGGCGACATGGCCGGCTTTGCGGCGGCCTGTTACCAGCGTGGCGTGGACTTTATCCAAGTGCCGACCACGTTGCTGTCCCAGGTCGATTCGTCGGTGGGCGGCAAGACCGGCATCAATCACCCGCTGGGCAAGAACATGGTGGGCGCGTTCTACCAGCCTCAAGCCGTGCTGATCGACACCGCGACCCTCAACACCTTGCCGCCGCGCGAGCTGTCGGCGGGCCTGGCGGAAGTCATCAAGTACGGGTTGATCTGCGATGAGCCGTTCCTGGCCTGGCTGGAAGAACACGTCGACGCGTTGCGCAACCTTGACCAAGTAGCACTCACCGAAGCGATTTCCCGCTCCTGCGCCGCCAAGGCGCTGGTGGTGAATGCCGACGAACGGGAGTCCGGTGTACGGGCCACCCTCAACCTGGGCCACACCTTCGGCCATGCGATCGAAACCCACATGGGCTATGGTGTGTGGTTGCACGGGGAGGCTGTAGCGGCTGGCACCGTGATGGCATTGGAGATGTCGCAGCGCCTGGGCTGGATCAGCGCCGAGGAGCGTGATCGCGGCATCCGCCTGTTCCAGCGCGCCGGTTTGCCGGTGATCCCGCCGGAGGAGATGACTGAGGCGGATTTCCTCGAACATATGGCAATAGACAAGAAAGTGATCGACGGTCGACTGCGACTGGTGCTGCTGCGCCACATGGGCGAAGCGGTGGTGACCGACGATTATCCGAAAGAGATTTTACAGGCCACGCTGGGAGCGGATTACCGCGCCCTGGCCCAGCTTAAAGGTTAA
- a CDS encoding SPOR domain-containing protein — MTSLHADEAFLGHYQLSHDPFAPRVPGFKFFPAQRKPVLGQLHHLARYSQLLLVVTGPLGSGKTLLRQALVASTNKQSVQSVVVSARGAGDAAGVLRQAAQALDVATAEPNAILKQVVQLGLTGQEVYLLVDDAEQLDESALEALLALAAGTPEGRPHVFLFGESSLIAELEQISGDQELFHVIELQPYEEEETREYLAQRLEGAGAGIELFSAQQISDIHESSDGWPGTINQVARDAMIEAMIASRTAVKRPKMGFTMPKKHVLAISAVVVVAVAAAWLIPGRSKAPTTAGAPTEQAQLPLGKPTPNVEFANSGQPTNLPMVGQPVMRGPLAEEAGGISEGDDGVPLEGSSATPPTVTTTAPPAGVPAGQPAAVAKPTPAPTVATAKPAPVTKPVAPAPAAKPAPAAAAKPAEKPAATVAKAGAAGGSWYASQPTGNFVVQILGTSSEANAQAFVKEQGGEYRYFKKVLNGKPLYVITYGNFSSRAAADSAIKTLPAKVQAGKPWPRTVASVQQELATTR; from the coding sequence ATGACTAGTTTGCATGCCGACGAGGCGTTCCTCGGCCATTACCAGTTAAGCCACGACCCTTTTGCTCCACGGGTGCCTGGCTTCAAATTTTTCCCGGCCCAGCGCAAGCCAGTGCTTGGCCAGCTGCACCACCTCGCACGTTACAGTCAGCTGCTGCTGGTCGTGACCGGCCCGCTGGGCAGCGGCAAGACCCTGCTGCGCCAGGCCCTGGTGGCCAGCACCAACAAGCAGTCGGTGCAGAGTGTGGTGGTGTCGGCCCGTGGTGCCGGTGATGCGGCGGGCGTTCTGCGCCAAGCCGCCCAGGCGCTGGACGTGGCGACTGCCGAGCCGAATGCGATCCTCAAGCAAGTGGTGCAGCTGGGCCTGACCGGCCAGGAAGTCTACCTGCTGGTGGATGACGCCGAGCAGCTCGACGAATCCGCCCTGGAAGCGCTGCTGGCGCTGGCAGCCGGTACGCCGGAAGGTCGCCCGCACGTGTTCCTGTTTGGTGAGTCGTCGCTGATCGCCGAGTTGGAGCAGATCAGCGGTGACCAGGAGCTGTTCCACGTCATCGAGCTGCAGCCGTACGAAGAGGAAGAAACCCGCGAATACCTGGCTCAACGCCTTGAAGGCGCAGGGGCCGGTATCGAACTTTTCTCCGCTCAGCAGATCTCTGATATTCACGAAAGCTCCGACGGCTGGCCTGGCACCATCAACCAGGTTGCCCGCGATGCCATGATCGAAGCCATGATTGCCAGCCGCACTGCGGTCAAGCGTCCAAAGATGGGGTTCACTATGCCTAAGAAACACGTATTGGCTATTTCCGCCGTTGTCGTGGTCGCTGTCGCCGCCGCCTGGTTGATTCCAGGCCGCAGCAAGGCACCGACCACGGCCGGCGCGCCAACCGAACAGGCGCAGTTGCCACTGGGCAAGCCCACGCCAAACGTCGAGTTCGCCAACTCCGGCCAACCGACCAACCTGCCGATGGTCGGCCAGCCTGTGATGCGCGGTCCGCTCGCCGAAGAAGCCGGTGGCATCTCCGAAGGCGACGACGGCGTGCCGCTGGAAGGCTCCAGCGCCACACCACCTACCGTGACCACCACTGCGCCGCCTGCGGGCGTTCCAGCGGGCCAGCCGGCTGCGGTTGCCAAGCCGACTCCGGCACCGACTGTCGCCACCGCCAAGCCAGCGCCTGTAACCAAGCCGGTCGCGCCTGCGCCAGCCGCCAAGCCAGCACCGGCTGCGGCTGCCAAGCCTGCTGAAAAACCGGCCGCCACCGTTGCTAAAGCCGGCGCTGCTGGCGGCAGCTGGTACGCCAGCCAGCCGACCGGCAACTTCGTGGTGCAGATTCTCGGCACCAGCTCCGAAGCCAACGCCCAGGCGTTCGTGAAAGAGCAGGGCGGCGAGTACCGTTATTTCAAGAAAGTGCTCAACGGCAAGCCTCTCTACGTGATCACCTACGGCAACTTCTCCAGCCGTGCAGCCGCCGATTCTGCGATCAAAACCTTGCCAGCGAAGGTCCAGGCTGGTAAACCTTGGCCTCGCACTGTTGCCAGCGTTCAACAAGAACTCGCAACAACTCGCTGA